One region of Syntrophobacter fumaroxidans MPOB genomic DNA includes:
- a CDS encoding DNA internalization-related competence protein ComEC/Rec2 produces MSREPVRPTRPLLWLTVFFALGIAAERVCPLSLPSAFIIGFPALLLLCLAFLCSKSRERSRASVPVSLVLFLALGFALARVAAPLVPCPPGLERVLDRPHTLFIADIASPPDFFPDKIRLTLRLRSALLDDENVPLDAGVLLSVARTGVERAAWVPGDRVLARLTLRRFHNFNNPGGYDYVMRQAERGIHARAGSPDDRFLVRLAPGNGLPGCSVFRAVRSTVDRFRQESLFWLRKHFDPDTAAFYAALLLGYQQLISADWKEDLNRVGITHLLSISGMHLGLVSMFTFWICRKFIRRLCPAALHRLSDKQLALWPALAAALLYAFLAGFGVPPIWRSLLMLTLGLWASFCYRHADSLTILAATALIILVIDPAVLWQVSFQLTYACMVALFVIYPRLQRCRLAAIHPVFGGDRMAGKITRPFEEAFHVSVAVNILVLPLTVFYFQGFSLAGFIANIILVPLVGFLVLPSGLLGLGLLAFNESLAALLLQFGAWWVTLAHHLIRWFSDLSWAYFHVGPFSLLGMAACYLALFVLLSPWHRKRKGAALCALALFMAADSAVAHWRTAEDQRDHLLVDFIDVGQGTSTLVRFPDGAAMLVDGGGFFDDSYDIGRAVVAPFLWRSGIRRLDYVVLSHDHPDHRNGLRFVMQRFEVGCLWTGALACRPGDRESIETIAALRGIPVRLTHEIPGECAIGRCRVKLLHPSQKYLETEWNGDINNASLVLKIDYGETGVILPGDIGQSVERVIFGTGTAWGNVVLGSPHHGSDRSNSPFMVERLKPRAVVVSCGADNRFGFPSPAVLETYRKHGVAVYRTDRHGAVHAVSDGTRWEFSTFMGSSGGSSLSGGY; encoded by the coding sequence ATGAGCCGTGAGCCGGTCCGCCCGACCCGCCCCCTGTTGTGGCTCACGGTGTTCTTTGCGCTGGGCATCGCCGCGGAGCGTGTCTGCCCCCTTTCGTTGCCCTCGGCGTTCATTATCGGTTTCCCCGCCTTGCTTCTCCTCTGTCTTGCCTTTCTCTGTTCGAAATCCCGGGAGCGCTCACGCGCATCGGTGCCGGTCTCCCTGGTGTTGTTTCTTGCCCTGGGTTTCGCCCTCGCGCGCGTCGCCGCCCCCCTTGTCCCCTGTCCGCCGGGATTGGAGCGGGTACTGGATCGTCCCCATACGTTGTTCATCGCCGACATTGCATCGCCTCCCGATTTTTTCCCGGACAAGATCCGGCTCACCCTGAGGCTGCGCTCGGCCTTGCTCGATGATGAAAACGTTCCGCTCGACGCAGGAGTGCTCCTCTCCGTGGCTCGAACCGGCGTGGAACGCGCGGCATGGGTCCCGGGCGATCGCGTGCTGGCGCGCCTCACGCTCAGGCGCTTTCACAATTTCAACAATCCCGGCGGGTATGACTATGTCATGAGGCAGGCGGAGCGCGGAATCCACGCGCGGGCCGGGTCCCCTGACGATCGTTTCCTGGTTCGGCTTGCGCCCGGGAACGGGCTCCCGGGCTGCTCCGTCTTCCGGGCGGTAAGAAGCACGGTGGACCGGTTCAGGCAGGAAAGCCTGTTCTGGCTTCGCAAGCACTTCGATCCCGACACGGCCGCGTTCTATGCGGCCCTGCTGCTCGGTTACCAGCAGTTGATTTCCGCTGATTGGAAAGAAGATTTGAACCGGGTGGGGATCACTCACCTCCTTTCGATTTCGGGAATGCATCTCGGTCTGGTCAGCATGTTCACCTTCTGGATTTGCCGGAAGTTTATCCGGCGTCTTTGCCCCGCCGCGCTTCACCGTCTGAGCGACAAACAACTCGCCCTCTGGCCCGCCCTGGCGGCGGCTTTGCTTTACGCTTTCCTCGCGGGATTCGGCGTGCCCCCGATCTGGCGCTCCCTCTTGATGCTCACACTCGGTCTGTGGGCCTCCTTTTGCTACCGGCATGCGGATTCTCTCACCATCCTGGCCGCGACGGCACTGATCATCCTGGTCATCGACCCCGCCGTTCTCTGGCAGGTTTCCTTCCAACTCACCTATGCGTGCATGGTGGCGCTGTTTGTCATCTACCCGAGACTGCAGCGCTGCCGGCTGGCCGCGATCCACCCCGTGTTCGGCGGCGACCGCATGGCCGGAAAGATCACACGACCCTTCGAGGAGGCCTTCCACGTTTCGGTGGCGGTCAACATCCTGGTTCTCCCGCTCACGGTCTTTTACTTCCAGGGTTTTTCCCTGGCCGGATTCATTGCCAACATCATCCTGGTGCCCCTGGTCGGGTTCCTGGTGCTCCCGTCCGGCCTGCTCGGGCTGGGACTGCTGGCGTTCAACGAATCCCTCGCCGCGCTCCTGCTGCAATTCGGGGCCTGGTGGGTGACCCTGGCGCATCACCTCATCCGATGGTTCAGCGACCTTTCCTGGGCGTACTTCCATGTGGGCCCTTTTTCGTTGCTCGGCATGGCCGCGTGTTACCTGGCACTGTTCGTTCTGCTGAGCCCGTGGCACCGGAAGCGGAAGGGCGCCGCGTTGTGCGCCCTCGCGCTTTTTATGGCGGCGGATTCCGCCGTTGCCCATTGGCGTACCGCCGAGGATCAGCGGGATCATCTGCTGGTGGATTTCATCGATGTGGGACAGGGCACCTCCACCCTGGTTCGATTTCCCGACGGTGCAGCCATGCTCGTCGACGGTGGCGGTTTCTTCGACGATTCCTACGACATCGGCCGCGCGGTGGTGGCCCCCTTCCTGTGGCGGAGCGGCATCCGCAGACTGGACTACGTGGTGCTGTCCCACGATCATCCGGACCATCGCAACGGGCTTCGCTTCGTCATGCAGCGGTTCGAGGTGGGCTGTCTGTGGACCGGCGCCCTCGCGTGCCGGCCGGGCGACCGGGAATCCATCGAGACGATCGCCGCGTTGCGCGGCATCCCCGTCCGGCTCACGCACGAAATCCCCGGGGAATGCGCCATCGGGCGCTGCCGCGTCAAGCTCCTTCACCCCAGTCAAAAATATCTTGAAACTGAGTGGAATGGGGATATAAACAATGCTTCGCTCGTATTGAAGATCGACTATGGCGAAACGGGAGTCATTTTGCCCGGAGACATCGGTCAGTCGGTGGAACGGGTGATTTTCGGGACCGGCACCGCCTGGGGGAACGTGGTACTGGGATCTCCGCACCACGGCAGCGACCGTTCGAACAGTCCCTTCATGGTGGAACGATTGAAACCTCGGGCGGTCGTCGTTTCGTGCGGGGCCGACAACCGGTTCGGATTTCCCTCCCCCGCGGTTCTCGAGACGTACCGGAAGCACGGAGTGGCCGTCTACCGGACCGACCGGCACGGCGCGGTGCATGCGGTTTCGGACGGAACCCGCTGGGAATTCTCGACGTTCATGGGCAGTTCCGGAGGATCGTCGCTCTCCGGCGGATACTGA
- a CDS encoding metallophosphoesterase family protein produces the protein MRTYFFGDIHGNGYALEAVLQHMDKQKTDALFCLGDLVGWLPFGDRTLQRMRSLGISTVAGNHDLLVCGLFVDHPHQVDRMQATAYNAGLLSSIPQALDYLSNLPLIFERPEFVVTHHSPFHLPAAEELPTIDCFNYLDEFALTECLSAWHEYPHRLIFSGHDHVPAVFELPDTAERPRFEDIRTYSPAPDADLVLHLQPGSKYWIKAGSVGGPYRDGVPIANSVLYDNESDTLTLFRVPFPTGQLIEDMLALRFCHIVPTLRKYMELLESRS, from the coding sequence ATGCGCACTTATTTCTTCGGGGATATTCACGGGAACGGCTACGCCCTCGAGGCCGTGCTGCAACACATGGACAAGCAGAAAACGGACGCCCTATTCTGCCTGGGGGACCTGGTCGGCTGGCTTCCGTTCGGCGATCGCACCCTGCAGCGGATGCGCTCCCTCGGCATCTCCACGGTGGCGGGAAATCATGACTTGCTCGTGTGCGGCCTGTTCGTCGATCATCCTCACCAGGTAGACCGCATGCAGGCCACCGCATACAACGCGGGGCTGCTTTCCTCCATTCCGCAGGCCCTGGATTACCTCTCGAACCTGCCGTTGATCTTCGAGCGCCCGGAATTCGTGGTGACCCATCACAGCCCCTTCCACCTGCCCGCCGCCGAAGAGCTGCCCACCATCGATTGCTTCAACTATCTGGACGAATTCGCGCTGACGGAATGCCTGTCGGCTTGGCACGAGTACCCGCACCGGCTCATTTTCAGCGGACACGATCATGTTCCCGCGGTATTCGAGCTTCCCGACACAGCCGAGCGACCCCGGTTCGAAGACATCCGGACCTACAGCCCCGCGCCCGACGCGGACCTGGTTCTCCACCTGCAGCCCGGTTCGAAATATTGGATCAAGGCGGGGAGCGTCGGAGGCCCCTATCGCGATGGCGTCCCCATCGCCAACTCGGTGCTCTACGACAACGAATCGGACACGCTGACCCTTTTTCGCGTTCCCTTCCCCACCGGCCAACTCATCGAAGACATGCTCGCCCTTCGCTTCTGCCACATCGTGCCCACGTTGCGAAAATATATGGAACTGCTCGAAAGCCGCTCATAG
- the galE gene encoding UDP-glucose 4-epimerase GalE produces MNILVTGGAGYIGSHTSKLLRKAGHTPIAFDNLSNGWAELVRFGPFVFGDIRNEEALARALEVFKVDAVIHFAAKAYVEESTRLPEEYFDNNVGGTVALLKAMKRAGTKTLVFSSSCATYGNARTPTIKENHPQEPTNPYGLSKLMCEQVISTVAPVAGIRFAALRYFNVIGGDPEGEVYERHEPETHVLPNLMKAGLSGAEFSLYGTNHPTPDGTAVRDYVYVMDLAAAHVKALDVLRARDRLISNVGRGRGTSVRELLEIVRRNVKAELNVVEKPIRPGDPPELVADNTYLKTWFDHEFKSTADVVKELAGTSRAR; encoded by the coding sequence GTGAACATACTGGTCACCGGTGGGGCGGGATACATCGGCTCCCACACTTCGAAGCTTTTGAGAAAGGCGGGGCACACGCCCATCGCGTTCGACAATCTCTCCAACGGCTGGGCCGAACTGGTCAGGTTCGGTCCGTTCGTATTCGGTGACATCCGCAACGAGGAAGCGCTTGCCCGGGCACTCGAAGTCTTCAAGGTGGATGCCGTGATTCATTTTGCGGCGAAAGCCTACGTGGAGGAGTCCACCCGGCTTCCCGAAGAGTACTTCGACAACAACGTCGGCGGAACCGTGGCCCTCCTGAAGGCCATGAAACGGGCCGGGACGAAGACCCTGGTGTTCTCGAGCTCTTGCGCCACCTACGGCAACGCGCGAACCCCGACCATCAAGGAAAACCATCCCCAGGAGCCGACCAATCCCTACGGCCTGTCCAAGCTGATGTGCGAACAGGTGATTTCCACGGTGGCCCCGGTGGCGGGCATCCGTTTCGCCGCTCTGCGCTATTTCAACGTCATCGGAGGCGATCCCGAAGGGGAGGTCTACGAGCGGCACGAACCGGAAACGCACGTTCTGCCGAACCTGATGAAGGCCGGTCTGTCCGGCGCGGAGTTTTCACTGTACGGCACGAACCATCCGACACCCGACGGCACCGCGGTTCGGGACTACGTCTACGTCATGGACCTTGCGGCGGCGCACGTCAAGGCGCTGGATGTCTTAAGAGCACGGGACCGGCTGATCTCCAACGTCGGCAGGGGCCGCGGGACTTCCGTGCGCGAACTGCTGGAAATCGTGCGTCGGAACGTGAAGGCCGAACTGAACGTGGTGGAAAAACCCATCCGCCCGGGCGACCCGCCGGAACTGGTGGCCGACAACACCTACCTGAAGACCTGGTTCGATCACGAGTTCAAGAGCACGGCCGATGTAGTGAAGGAGCTTGCCGGGACATCACGAGCGCGGTAG
- a CDS encoding DUF3786 domain-containing protein, whose translation MSDQFISVCTLEDRFEGDILMDALSQESIPAILRPFQETPYSALFVPQKGWGLILVPENMAPRAREVIDEVLREVRSAPVYSDPSDVDPLLWERLREADPETVCHNALVEYEDEHRAYVVPFLNAELLITPGEETTEVLDSPPYPRVDFELNLSLLHYLLEAENVALTRKWIGEKDIPSGEAFFRGLHRLPVDSLIELFGPDARLFRATAELLGGTPVDLGDAAYEFQVLPRVPLLVVLWEGDEEFEPALHILFDETVSTQFKALDTLWAFTGVFCRTLAAAARDLLPGEER comes from the coding sequence ATGTCCGACCAGTTCATATCCGTTTGTACGCTGGAGGATCGCTTCGAAGGCGATATCCTGATGGACGCCCTGTCCCAGGAAAGCATACCGGCTATTCTCCGTCCCTTCCAGGAGACTCCCTACTCCGCTCTTTTCGTACCTCAAAAGGGCTGGGGGCTGATCCTCGTGCCGGAGAATATGGCGCCCAGAGCTCGTGAGGTCATCGACGAAGTGCTCCGGGAGGTGCGTTCCGCCCCCGTCTACTCGGACCCCTCCGATGTCGACCCGCTCCTGTGGGAGCGGCTCCGCGAAGCGGATCCCGAAACCGTCTGCCATAACGCTCTGGTGGAGTATGAAGACGAACATCGCGCTTACGTGGTGCCTTTCCTCAATGCCGAACTCCTGATCACCCCCGGGGAAGAGACCACCGAAGTCCTGGATTCACCGCCTTATCCCAGGGTCGATTTCGAGCTGAACCTGTCGTTGCTCCACTATCTCCTGGAAGCCGAAAACGTCGCTCTCACCCGGAAATGGATCGGCGAAAAGGACATTCCTTCGGGCGAGGCGTTCTTCCGCGGGTTGCATCGCCTCCCTGTCGACAGCCTCATCGAATTGTTCGGACCCGATGCCAGGCTGTTTCGAGCGACCGCCGAACTGCTCGGCGGCACTCCCGTCGATCTGGGAGACGCCGCTTATGAATTCCAGGTGCTCCCGAGGGTGCCCCTGCTGGTCGTCCTGTGGGAGGGGGACGAGGAGTTCGAGCCCGCCCTGCACATTCTTTTCGACGAAACCGTGAGCACCCAGTTCAAGGCGCTCGACACGCTCTGGGCTTTTACGGGAGTCTTTTGCAGGACGCTTGCGGCGGCGGCTCGGGATTTGCTCCCGGGGGAAGAGCGGTGA
- a CDS encoding ABC transporter substrate-binding protein, protein MRTVSRIISLAPTQTEIVAALDRLGNLIGVTENCDFPDGVEHIPRFGSWYAPDLRRVIAAAPDLVCTFGSHHEEVRDTLLEAGISVVHGDPKSVRESLEAILELAEILDCQDVGATLVEGLQERLERVDRFVHDTGPALRPMVFRIMHWKPLITVGSGSFQHDAVERAGGRNLMGDGPAPYYVCDPTAVRSRNPEVIFFCEPFIKPLLEKDPLWREIRAVRNGRVHVYDCGLTCRSGPRIVDMVERLCEALYPGCAL, encoded by the coding sequence GTGAGGACGGTATCCCGAATCATATCGCTTGCGCCGACTCAAACCGAAATCGTCGCGGCGCTCGACCGGCTGGGCAACCTTATCGGCGTCACCGAGAACTGCGACTTTCCGGATGGCGTGGAACACATTCCCAGGTTCGGCTCATGGTACGCCCCCGACCTTCGCCGGGTCATCGCCGCCGCACCCGACCTCGTGTGCACCTTCGGAAGTCACCACGAGGAAGTGCGGGACACGCTGCTCGAAGCAGGCATCAGCGTGGTCCACGGCGATCCGAAATCGGTGCGGGAATCCCTGGAGGCTATCCTCGAACTGGCGGAAATCCTCGATTGTCAGGATGTGGGGGCAACACTGGTGGAAGGGCTCCAAGAGCGGCTGGAGCGCGTGGACCGCTTCGTCCACGACACCGGCCCCGCACTGAGGCCGATGGTGTTCCGCATCATGCACTGGAAACCGCTCATCACGGTCGGCTCAGGTTCCTTTCAGCACGATGCCGTCGAGCGGGCCGGCGGCCGCAACCTCATGGGAGACGGTCCGGCCCCTTACTACGTCTGCGATCCCACTGCGGTGCGTTCGAGAAACCCCGAGGTCATCTTCTTTTGCGAACCGTTCATCAAGCCCCTCCTGGAGAAGGATCCGCTGTGGCGGGAAATCCGGGCCGTCCGCAACGGCCGGGTCCACGTGTACGACTGCGGCCTGACCTGCCGGTCCGGCCCGCGGATCGTGGACATGGTGGAACGGCTGTGCGAGGCACTGTATCCGGGTTGCGCACTGTGA
- a CDS encoding catalase — protein MSEKKKLTTRNGAPVVDNQNTMTAGRRGPVLLQDVWYLEKLAHFDREVIPERRMHAKGSGAYGTFTVTHDITKYTRARIFSSIGKKTDLFVRFSTVAGERGAADAERDIRGFAVKFYTEEGNWDLVGNNTPVFFLRDPLKFPDLNHAVKRDPRTNLRSALNNWDFWSSLPEALHQVTIVMSDRGIPATYRHMHGFGSHTFSMINAKNERCWVKFHFRTQQGIRNLTDEEAEAAIGKCRESHQRDLYESIEKGDFPRWTLFIQVMPEKDAAKYRFHPFDLTKVWLKKDYPLIEVGVLELNRNPENYFAEVEQSAFNPANVVPGIGFSPDKMLQGRLFSYGDAQRYRLGVNHHQIPVNAPRCPYHSYHRDGSMRVDGNYGSTLGYEPNSFGEWQEQPEFAEPPLALDGPADHWNFREDDDDYYTQPGLLFRLIGPEKQALLFANTARAIKDAPVEIQMRHIGNCLKADPAYGKGVADALGISLSDLPK, from the coding sequence ATGAGCGAGAAGAAGAAACTCACCACCAGAAACGGTGCTCCCGTCGTTGACAATCAAAATACCATGACCGCGGGACGCCGGGGCCCCGTATTGCTGCAGGATGTCTGGTACCTGGAGAAGCTGGCCCATTTCGATCGGGAGGTGATTCCCGAGCGCCGGATGCATGCCAAGGGATCCGGCGCTTACGGCACCTTCACCGTCACTCACGATATCACCAAGTATACCAGGGCCAGGATTTTCTCCTCCATCGGCAAGAAGACGGACCTTTTCGTGCGTTTCTCCACGGTAGCGGGCGAGCGTGGGGCCGCCGACGCCGAGCGGGACATCCGGGGCTTTGCGGTCAAGTTTTACACCGAGGAAGGGAACTGGGACCTCGTGGGCAACAATACGCCCGTCTTCTTCCTGCGCGACCCCCTGAAGTTCCCGGACCTGAACCATGCCGTCAAGAGGGATCCTCGCACCAACCTGCGCAGCGCCCTCAACAACTGGGATTTCTGGAGCTCTCTGCCCGAAGCGCTGCACCAGGTCACCATCGTCATGAGCGACCGGGGCATCCCGGCCACCTATCGCCACATGCACGGTTTCGGCAGCCACACGTTCAGCATGATCAACGCCAAGAACGAACGCTGTTGGGTCAAGTTCCATTTCCGCACCCAGCAGGGGATCCGGAACCTCACCGACGAGGAGGCGGAGGCGGCGATCGGCAAATGCAGGGAAAGCCACCAGCGCGATCTCTACGAGAGCATCGAGAAGGGCGATTTCCCCCGTTGGACGCTGTTCATCCAGGTGATGCCGGAAAAGGATGCCGCCAAGTACCGTTTTCACCCCTTCGATCTCACCAAGGTCTGGCTGAAGAAGGACTACCCGTTGATCGAAGTCGGCGTCCTGGAACTGAACCGCAACCCCGAAAACTACTTTGCCGAGGTTGAGCAATCCGCCTTCAACCCGGCCAACGTCGTGCCCGGGATAGGCTTCTCGCCCGACAAGATGCTGCAGGGACGACTGTTTTCATACGGCGATGCCCAGCGCTACCGGCTCGGCGTCAACCATCACCAGATCCCGGTCAACGCTCCCCGGTGTCCCTATCACAGTTACCACCGCGACGGCTCGATGCGGGTTGACGGCAATTACGGCAGCACCCTCGGCTATGAGCCCAACAGCTTCGGTGAATGGCAGGAGCAGCCGGAATTCGCCGAGCCGCCCCTTGCGCTGGATGGTCCCGCGGACCACTGGAATTTCCGTGAAGACGACGATGATTACTACACCCAGCCCGGCCTGTTGTTCCGCCTCATCGGCCCCGAAAAACAGGCGCTGCTTTTTGCCAACACCGCCCGGGCCATCAAGGACGCTCCCGTGGAGATCCAGATGCGCCACATCGGCAACTGCCTGAAAGCGGATCCCGCATATGGCAAGGGAGTGGCCGACGCCCTGGGCATTTCGCTCTCCGACCTTCCCAAGTAG
- a CDS encoding Fur family transcriptional regulator, which produces MGAHQDRVDLVIKRLKQKGCRITPQRLAIIRILAESNVHPTVEEIYERVRVNFPTTSLATVYKTVSVMKELGEVLELEFSSDQNRYDGHNPSPHPHCICVKCRSIVDPELGSLAHITRELASGTGYRILSHRLDFYGICPKCQGES; this is translated from the coding sequence ATGGGTGCACATCAGGATCGAGTGGACCTGGTCATCAAAAGGCTCAAGCAAAAGGGATGCCGGATCACACCCCAGCGGCTCGCCATAATCCGGATATTGGCGGAAAGCAATGTGCACCCGACCGTCGAGGAGATTTACGAGAGGGTCCGGGTCAATTTCCCCACCACAAGCCTGGCCACCGTCTACAAGACCGTGTCGGTGATGAAGGAACTGGGAGAAGTGCTGGAGCTGGAATTCAGCAGCGATCAAAACCGGTATGACGGACACAATCCGAGCCCTCACCCCCACTGCATCTGCGTGAAATGCCGAAGCATCGTCGATCCCGAATTGGGCAGTCTCGCCCATATCACCCGGGAACTGGCTTCAGGAACGGGGTACAGGATCTTGAGCCATCGCCTTGATTTTTACGGAATATGTCCAAAATGTCAGGGCGAATCCTAG
- a CDS encoding FAD-dependent oxidoreductase, producing the protein MSNQPYIRIPGVENGHRLESRILEERIQKAVESGCRYLEIEAYGQHGLGGRLWRAGEDPVYVKITGSVGQRVGSMGFPNTRIEVFGPGSDDVGWLNGGAEITIHGNAANGIGNAMAQGKIYVAGNTGARGMTMTKRNPRFEPPELWVLGSVGDYFAEFMAGGIAVVCGYEPQNPENVLGYRPCVGMVGGRIYFRGPHKGYSRADARLMPLSDEDWSWLSGNLKTYLRAINRLELLDQLEDREQWQSLIARGPQEKYAKPARSMAAFRREIWDEELGRGGLIGDLTDLDRGPISIITTGHLRRYVPVWENRKYAAPCEASCPTGMPVHERWRLIRAGRIDEAVDLALSYTPFPASVCGYLCPNLCMQGCTRGTINMAPVDVSQLGKASIKARLPELPPLSGKRVAVIGGGPAGISVAWQLRRKGHETVIYDTRGALGGKISALIPSSRIPGDVIDAEVERIREAIPHVHLQQKLDRGDVEQLKADNDFVVVAVGANKPRVIPIPGKERMIPALDFLLQSKSGRIQVGRRVVIVGAGNVGCDAATEAFRLGAEEVTLVDIQEPLSFGKERKAAEEAGASFRWPCFSKAVTEEGLELTSGEVIPADTVIISVGDMPDLDFLPETVAVERGFVKVDESYQTTDPQVFAIGDAVKLGLLTDAIGAGRKAAQAISDILEGKRPRGDARKMIDYNRIRLEYFDPRMLKFDGIEQCASQCSSCGACRDCGICVTMCPQTAISRQEKDNPFGFEMVVDPDRCIGCGFCAGSCPCGIWDLVENDPLE; encoded by the coding sequence ATGAGCAATCAGCCATACATTCGGATACCCGGTGTGGAGAACGGCCACCGCCTGGAATCGCGCATCCTGGAGGAACGGATTCAGAAGGCGGTCGAAAGCGGCTGCCGGTATCTGGAAATCGAAGCCTACGGCCAGCACGGCCTGGGGGGACGCTTGTGGAGGGCCGGTGAAGATCCCGTCTATGTCAAGATCACCGGTTCCGTCGGTCAACGTGTGGGTTCCATGGGGTTTCCGAACACGCGCATCGAAGTCTTCGGGCCGGGATCGGACGATGTCGGCTGGTTGAACGGGGGCGCCGAGATCACCATTCACGGCAATGCGGCCAACGGGATCGGCAACGCCATGGCGCAGGGCAAGATTTACGTGGCGGGCAACACGGGCGCCCGCGGGATGACAATGACCAAGCGCAACCCGCGCTTTGAGCCTCCGGAGCTGTGGGTGCTCGGTTCCGTGGGCGATTACTTTGCGGAATTCATGGCCGGAGGCATTGCGGTGGTCTGCGGATACGAGCCGCAGAATCCCGAAAACGTGCTCGGCTATCGGCCTTGCGTCGGCATGGTGGGCGGCAGGATTTACTTCCGCGGGCCTCACAAGGGGTACAGTCGCGCCGATGCCCGGCTCATGCCTCTTTCCGATGAAGACTGGTCCTGGTTGTCCGGGAACCTCAAAACCTATTTGCGGGCCATCAATCGTCTCGAACTGCTCGATCAACTGGAGGACCGGGAGCAGTGGCAATCGCTGATCGCTCGGGGGCCGCAGGAAAAGTACGCCAAACCGGCCCGTTCCATGGCCGCCTTCCGCCGTGAAATCTGGGACGAGGAACTCGGCAGGGGCGGTCTGATCGGGGATCTCACGGACCTGGACCGCGGTCCGATTTCCATCATCACCACGGGACACTTGCGCCGGTACGTGCCCGTCTGGGAAAACCGGAAGTACGCCGCCCCCTGTGAGGCGAGCTGTCCCACGGGGATGCCCGTGCACGAGCGGTGGCGCCTCATCCGGGCCGGCCGAATCGACGAGGCCGTCGATCTCGCGCTGTCCTATACGCCTTTCCCGGCTTCGGTCTGCGGGTACCTGTGTCCGAACCTGTGCATGCAGGGCTGCACGCGCGGGACGATCAACATGGCTCCCGTCGACGTCAGCCAACTGGGCAAGGCGAGCATAAAGGCCAGGCTGCCCGAGCTGCCCCCGCTTTCCGGGAAACGCGTGGCGGTCATCGGCGGCGGACCGGCGGGTATCTCGGTCGCCTGGCAACTGCGCCGCAAGGGCCATGAGACCGTGATCTACGATACGCGAGGCGCCCTCGGCGGCAAGATCTCCGCGCTCATCCCCTCCTCCCGCATTCCGGGAGACGTCATCGACGCAGAGGTGGAACGCATCCGGGAAGCCATTCCTCATGTGCATCTGCAGCAGAAGCTCGATCGCGGCGATGTCGAACAGCTCAAGGCCGACAACGACTTCGTGGTGGTTGCCGTGGGCGCGAACAAGCCCCGGGTGATCCCCATTCCGGGCAAGGAGCGGATGATCCCGGCGCTCGATTTCCTGCTGCAAAGCAAGAGCGGCCGGATCCAGGTCGGTCGCCGCGTCGTGATCGTCGGCGCCGGCAACGTCGGCTGCGATGCGGCAACCGAGGCGTTTCGCCTGGGCGCCGAAGAAGTCACCCTGGTGGATATCCAGGAGCCGCTTTCCTTCGGGAAGGAGCGCAAGGCGGCCGAAGAGGCCGGCGCCAGTTTCCGCTGGCCGTGCTTCAGCAAGGCCGTGACTGAAGAAGGCCTCGAGCTGACCTCCGGGGAGGTTATCCCCGCCGACACCGTGATCATTTCCGTCGGCGACATGCCCGACCTTGATTTTCTGCCGGAGACCGTAGCCGTGGAACGGGGCTTCGTGAAGGTGGACGAATCCTACCAGACGACGGATCCGCAGGTCTTCGCCATCGGCGATGCCGTGAAGCTGGGACTCCTGACCGATGCCATCGGGGCCGGCCGCAAGGCGGCCCAGGCCATCTCCGATATCCTCGAAGGAAAAAGACCGCGCGGCGACGCTCGGAAGATGATCGACTACAACCGCATCAGGCTGGAATACTTCGACCCGCGCATGCTCAAATTCGACGGCATCGAGCAGTGCGCGTCCCAATGCTCCTCCTGCGGTGCGTGCCGCGACTGCGGCATCTGTGTCACCATGTGCCCTCAGACCGCCATTTCCAGACAGGAAAAGGACAATCCCTTCGGCTTCGAAATGGTGGTCGACCCCGACCGCTGCATCGGCTGCGGATTCTGCGCCGGTTCGTGTCCGTGCGGCATTTGGGACCTGGTGGAAAACGATCCGCTGGAATAG